From one Basilea psittacipulmonis DSM 24701 genomic stretch:
- a CDS encoding peptidylprolyl isomerase, whose product MRKLLASVLISTSLFSPLAHAAIPATIHTNMGDIHISLFDKKAPVTVENFIRYAKEGFYDNTLFHRVIPDFVIQGGGMTQSDANEELQPKNPTHPPIINESKDGTPNLKYTIAMARFEDPDSARAQFFINVANNDMLNYKNNNRDFGYTVFAKVQEDSHDVVDKIEKVKTRTLGPFSNVPVTPVVITGVTIGN is encoded by the coding sequence ATGAGAAAACTATTGGCATCGGTTCTGATTAGCACATCCTTATTTTCACCACTTGCCCATGCAGCGATTCCAGCGACCATTCACACGAACATGGGCGACATTCACATTTCCCTTTTTGACAAAAAAGCACCTGTGACCGTTGAAAACTTTATCCGATACGCCAAAGAGGGTTTTTATGACAACACCTTGTTTCATCGCGTGATTCCTGACTTTGTGATTCAAGGTGGTGGCATGACTCAAAGTGACGCTAATGAGGAACTGCAACCTAAAAACCCTACACACCCACCTATTATCAATGAATCAAAAGACGGCACCCCTAATTTAAAATACACCATTGCGATGGCCCGTTTTGAAGATCCTGATTCTGCTAGAGCCCAATTCTTCATCAATGTGGCCAATAACGATATGCTGAACTATAAAAACAACAATCGAGACTTTGGTTACACGGTCTTTGCAAAAGTCCAAGAAGATTCTCACGATGTCGTTGATAAAATTGAAAAAGTCAAAACCAGAACATTAGGGCCTTTTTCAAATGTCCCTGTCACCCCCGTTGTCATTACTGGTGTAACGATTGGTAACTAG
- the rpoN gene encoding RNA polymerase factor sigma-54: MNAVKSDVLRGYNNGMVNLNTQLGIKQQQQLHLTQSMRQSLQMLQCSSLTLHEILQEMALSNPLLSYEPAVAYSSSDEDMNLDIDAKESLLDYLDQQISSLMLDDDMHLLVKFLAFHLDERGYLIDELPDLFEELEQYDDVDVSMPMLQQALSHLQSLEPAGIGARNLNECLSLQLARMAPVATVVLAQKMLKQIASSWSKIDLKAMQKAFRVSLGEVQQAYQLLTHLNTSPGSQWSPQDVSYIVPDVLVKKENEAFTVSLNPQVCPTLQINQEYATLIQTHKKEMAKPLEQAKQAIGQLASRLETISKVAILVMKAQQGFLEKGVEGLLPLTLKDIASLVPCHVSTVSRTIHQKYIDTPWGVFELKFFFGSGVACRDQNADESKVISAKVVKQHIQKMMAQENKERPLSDMQIQLLLSKKGIFIARRTVSKYRESMGWPNRAKRRLKYQLLDVSVQSDR, translated from the coding sequence ATGAATGCCGTAAAAAGTGATGTTTTGAGGGGTTACAATAATGGCATGGTCAATCTGAATACACAACTGGGCATTAAACAGCAACAGCAATTACACTTGACGCAGTCGATGCGACAGTCTTTGCAAATGTTGCAATGTTCAAGTTTAACTTTACACGAAATATTGCAGGAAATGGCATTGAGCAATCCTTTGCTGAGTTATGAGCCTGCAGTTGCTTATTCTTCCAGCGATGAGGATATGAATCTGGATATCGATGCAAAAGAATCTTTGCTTGATTATCTGGATCAGCAAATATCCAGTTTAATGCTGGATGATGATATGCATTTATTGGTGAAGTTTCTGGCGTTTCATTTGGATGAGCGAGGGTATTTAATCGATGAATTGCCTGATTTGTTTGAGGAATTGGAGCAATATGATGATGTCGATGTGTCGATGCCAATGTTGCAGCAAGCTTTATCGCATTTACAAAGTTTAGAACCCGCGGGGATTGGGGCAAGAAATCTTAATGAGTGTTTGTCCTTGCAATTGGCGAGAATGGCTCCTGTTGCCACAGTTGTATTGGCCCAAAAAATGTTGAAACAAATAGCCTCCTCTTGGTCAAAGATTGATTTAAAGGCGATGCAAAAAGCTTTTCGTGTTTCTTTGGGTGAGGTGCAACAAGCCTATCAGTTATTAACGCACTTAAATACGTCACCTGGCAGTCAGTGGTCGCCTCAAGATGTGTCTTACATAGTGCCAGACGTGCTGGTAAAAAAGGAAAATGAGGCCTTTACGGTGTCTTTGAACCCTCAGGTATGTCCTACATTGCAGATTAATCAGGAATATGCCACATTGATTCAAACGCATAAAAAAGAGATGGCTAAACCGCTGGAACAAGCCAAACAAGCGATTGGCCAGTTGGCCTCACGTTTGGAAACGATTTCAAAAGTGGCGATATTGGTGATGAAAGCACAGCAAGGTTTTTTGGAAAAAGGGGTGGAGGGGTTGCTGCCTTTGACCCTCAAAGACATTGCTTCTTTGGTGCCTTGTCACGTCTCTACGGTGTCTAGGACGATTCATCAAAAATACATTGATACGCCTTGGGGTGTGTTCGAGTTGAAATTCTTTTTTGGTTCGGGCGTTGCTTGCCGTGATCAAAACGCTGATGAATCTAAGGTCATCTCCGCCAAAGTGGTGAAACAACATATTCAGAAAATGATGGCTCAAGAGAATAAAGAACGTCCTTTGTCTGATATGCAGATTCAATTATTGTTGTCTAAAAAAGGGATTTTTATCGCTCGCCGCACCGTCTCAAAGTACCGTGAATCCATGGGATGGCCTAATCGTGCTAAACGTCGTTTGAAGTACCAGCTTTTGGATGTATCTGTTCAAAGTGATAGATAG
- a CDS encoding MFS transporter, whose translation MNTPNTLTSIEKKQLDKKLIWRVLVVLFLSYIMCTIDRMNLSFAKIQMAESIPSLTDKVFGLAAGIFFISYVLFEIPSNLLFPKIGARRTFSRIMVLWGLTTVAMMFVQGPTSFYVLRILLGIFEAGFAPGMVFYLTYWYSNQDLGKATAATMSAGAISGVIGGPIAGWIIAHFDTHASLMGWQWMFLIEGGITVILGVCVYFLLADHPEQAKWLTQKEKAYLASYSAFATEKNKVKGQFLSVLKDFRVYLMSYSYFCVIACLYIINFWLPTMLKEAGIQDIQTIGKLTSIPWLIAIVCMFLAAKSSDYFKERRFHSGLLMLLGTLVLISSCFLPHSIHTIMITMSIATALMMASYTVFWTIPSEYFAGNTAAGAIALINSIGLMGGFASPTIMGWLKEATGSTQSGIIIFSVLMGIGSIVILCNNYRAALQKRA comes from the coding sequence TTGAATACACCCAATACATTAACAAGTATCGAAAAAAAACAACTGGACAAAAAACTGATTTGGCGCGTACTGGTCGTTTTATTTCTTTCATACATCATGTGTACGATCGACCGTATGAATCTGAGCTTTGCGAAAATTCAGATGGCAGAAAGCATTCCCAGCTTAACTGACAAAGTTTTTGGACTGGCCGCTGGCATCTTTTTTATCAGCTATGTTTTATTTGAAATTCCCAGCAATTTACTCTTTCCCAAAATAGGGGCAAGACGTACCTTTAGTCGCATCATGGTACTATGGGGGCTGACTACCGTTGCCATGATGTTTGTACAAGGCCCCACTAGCTTTTACGTACTAAGAATTTTATTAGGTATCTTTGAAGCTGGCTTTGCACCTGGCATGGTGTTTTATCTCACCTATTGGTACAGTAACCAAGACCTAGGCAAAGCTACCGCCGCGACGATGTCGGCAGGAGCCATTTCTGGCGTGATTGGCGGACCAATTGCGGGTTGGATTATTGCTCACTTTGATACACATGCTTCATTGATGGGTTGGCAATGGATGTTTTTAATCGAAGGAGGCATCACCGTTATTTTGGGCGTTTGCGTATATTTTTTACTTGCCGATCATCCTGAACAAGCAAAATGGCTCACCCAAAAAGAAAAAGCTTACCTAGCCTCATACAGTGCCTTTGCCACAGAAAAAAACAAAGTGAAAGGACAGTTCCTATCAGTGCTTAAAGATTTTCGCGTCTATTTGATGTCCTATTCCTATTTCTGCGTGATTGCATGTTTGTATATCATCAATTTTTGGTTACCCACGATGCTCAAAGAAGCTGGCATTCAGGATATCCAAACTATCGGAAAACTCACTTCCATTCCTTGGCTAATTGCCATCGTTTGCATGTTTTTGGCCGCCAAAAGTTCCGATTACTTCAAAGAAAGAAGATTTCACAGTGGCTTACTCATGTTACTAGGCACGCTAGTGTTGATTAGCTCTTGCTTCCTGCCTCACAGCATTCATACCATCATGATCACCATGAGTATTGCAACGGCCCTTATGATGGCCTCATACACAGTATTTTGGACCATTCCTAGCGAATACTTTGCAGGCAATACCGCCGCAGGAGCCATTGCCCTAATAAACAGTATCGGCTTGATGGGCGGATTTGCTAGCCCCACCATAATGGGTTGGCTAAAAGAAGCGACGGGATCCACACAATCTGGGATCATCATTTTTTCAGTCCTAATGGGCATTGGTAGTATCGTGATTTTGTGCAACAACTACCGTGCAGCCTTACAAAAACGAGCATAA
- a CDS encoding peptide chain release factor 3, which produces MAENFLHEIQKRRTFAIISHPDAGKTTLTEKLLLFAGAIQIAGSVKARKASRHASSDWMEIEKQRGISVASSVMQMEYRDCVINLLDTPGHQDFSEDTYRVLTAVDAALMVIDAANGVEPQTIRLLQVCRARNTPIITFVNKMDREVQQPLDLLAEIEDHLGMDAVPMSWPIGMGKSFGGVFDRRFDRMRLFQAGQERRNEADEFINGLDNPEIARRFGSHYEKAKEELELIQEAVPAFDRQAFLEGKQTPVFFGSAINNFGVQEVLDALVDFAPTPGPRETVQRLVKPEEPKFTGVVFKVQANMDPAHRDRVAFIRVSSGHFQRGMRLKICRTGKEIRPNNVVSFLSQRRDLVEDAYAGDIIGIPNHGLLHLGDVLTEGENLQFMGLPFFAPELFMGVEVKDPLRTKQLRTGLTQLGEEGAIQVFRQELGSTMLLGAVGQLQFEVVAQRLKSEYNVDARLIPSRYTMARWVTSDNPSALKKFMDSNAQHIAYDVADAIAFLVSSPAQLRVAQELNPDVTFHTMREHGGKIFVENQ; this is translated from the coding sequence ATGGCGGAAAATTTTCTTCACGAGATACAGAAAAGACGGACGTTTGCGATTATCTCGCACCCTGATGCAGGTAAAACAACGCTGACTGAAAAGTTATTGTTATTTGCAGGGGCGATTCAAATTGCAGGTAGTGTTAAGGCGAGAAAAGCAAGTCGTCACGCTTCTTCGGATTGGATGGAGATTGAAAAACAAAGAGGTATTTCAGTTGCTTCTTCGGTGATGCAGATGGAATATCGTGATTGTGTGATTAATTTGTTGGATACGCCAGGACACCAAGACTTTTCTGAGGATACGTATCGAGTTTTAACGGCGGTGGATGCGGCTTTGATGGTGATTGATGCGGCTAATGGTGTGGAACCGCAGACGATTCGATTGTTGCAAGTTTGTCGTGCGAGAAATACGCCTATCATCACATTTGTGAATAAGATGGATAGGGAAGTGCAGCAGCCGCTAGATTTGTTGGCTGAGATTGAAGATCATTTGGGCATGGATGCGGTGCCGATGTCTTGGCCAATTGGGATGGGTAAGTCTTTTGGTGGTGTCTTTGATCGTCGTTTTGATCGTATGCGTCTGTTTCAAGCGGGACAGGAAAGACGTAATGAGGCTGATGAGTTTATTAATGGGCTTGATAATCCCGAGATTGCTAGACGCTTTGGGTCGCATTATGAAAAGGCAAAAGAAGAGTTAGAGTTGATTCAAGAGGCGGTTCCAGCCTTTGATCGTCAAGCCTTTTTAGAGGGCAAGCAAACGCCTGTGTTTTTTGGTTCAGCCATTAATAATTTCGGGGTTCAAGAGGTATTGGATGCATTGGTTGATTTTGCACCGACCCCAGGCCCTCGCGAAACGGTTCAACGTTTGGTCAAGCCCGAAGAACCTAAGTTTACGGGGGTGGTGTTTAAAGTACAGGCTAATATGGATCCCGCTCATCGTGATAGAGTGGCCTTTATTCGCGTCTCTTCAGGACATTTTCAAAGAGGCATGCGTTTGAAAATTTGTCGTACAGGCAAAGAAATTCGTCCTAATAATGTGGTGTCTTTTTTATCTCAGCGAAGAGATTTGGTGGAAGATGCTTATGCAGGCGATATCATCGGTATTCCCAATCACGGTTTATTGCATTTAGGTGATGTCTTGACCGAGGGCGAAAATCTACAATTTATGGGTTTACCGTTTTTTGCGCCTGAATTATTTATGGGAGTTGAAGTTAAAGATCCGCTTCGTACGAAACAGTTGCGAACAGGTTTAACGCAGTTGGGCGAAGAGGGGGCGATTCAGGTGTTCCGCCAAGAGTTAGGTAGTACCATGCTGTTAGGTGCTGTGGGTCAGTTGCAGTTTGAGGTGGTCGCCCAACGATTGAAGTCTGAGTATAATGTTGATGCGCGTTTGATCCCTTCTCGTTATACGATGGCAAGATGGGTAACGAGCGATAATCCTAGTGCATTGAAAAAGTTCATGGATAGTAATGCTCAACATATTGCATATGATGTAGCAGATGCAATAGCGTTTTTAGTTTCTTCTCCCGCCCAATTAAGAGTGGCTCAGGAATTAAATCCTGATGTTACTTTTCATACGATGCGAGAACATGGTGGTAAAATCTTCGTGGAAAATCAATAA
- the rplD gene encoding 50S ribosomal protein L4, whose product MDLKLLNEQGQATSTVSASDDVFAREYNEALVHQIVVAFQANARGGNRAQKDRATVKHSTKKPWKQKGTGRARAGMTSSPLWRGGGRTFPNSPDENFTHKVNKKMYRGGMKSILSQLVREDRLAVVDSFTFDSPKTKQAAARLKALGLESALVITDQVDENTFLATRNLPKVAVIESRYVDPYVLVYFKNVIVTKAAVAELEEMLG is encoded by the coding sequence ATGGATCTTAAGCTCCTAAATGAACAAGGTCAGGCAACTTCTACAGTAAGTGCTTCTGACGACGTATTTGCACGTGAGTATAATGAAGCATTGGTACATCAGATCGTAGTGGCATTCCAAGCTAACGCTCGTGGTGGTAACCGTGCTCAGAAAGATCGTGCGACTGTAAAACATAGCACTAAGAAACCATGGAAGCAAAAGGGTACTGGCCGTGCTCGTGCTGGTATGACTTCTTCACCATTATGGCGTGGAGGTGGTCGCACATTCCCTAACTCTCCAGATGAAAACTTCACTCACAAAGTAAACAAGAAGATGTACCGTGGTGGTATGAAGTCTATCTTGTCACAATTAGTTCGTGAAGATCGTTTGGCTGTGGTGGATTCGTTCACTTTTGATAGCCCAAAAACAAAACAAGCGGCTGCTCGTTTGAAAGCATTAGGCTTAGAGTCTGCTCTTGTTATTACAGACCAAGTTGATGAGAATACATTCTTGGCTACTCGTAACTTACCAAAAGTTGCGGTAATTGAGTCTCGTTATGTTGATCCTTACGTATTGGTTTACTTCAAGAACGTGATCGTTACGAAGGCAGCAGTTGCTGAATTAGAGGAGATGCTAGGATGA
- the rplC gene encoding 50S ribosomal protein L3, with protein MSLTQTTPAAFRLGLVGRKVGMTRIFTEDGESVPVTVLDVSNNRVSQVKSIEVDGYAAVQVAYGTRRASRVTKALAGHYAKAGVEAGSILKEFRLDPAKAAEFTAGSVIAVESVFSEGQKVDVQGTSIGKGFAGTIKRHNFGAQRASHGNSRSHRVPGSIGQAQDPGRIFPGKRMAGHMGDETVTTQNLSIVRVDAERGLLLVKGSVPGHKNSNVVVLPAIKMTLKGAK; from the coding sequence ATGTCTTTAACTCAGACTACACCTGCCGCTTTTAGGCTAGGCTTAGTGGGTCGCAAGGTCGGTATGACACGTATTTTCACAGAAGACGGTGAATCTGTTCCTGTTACTGTGTTAGACGTATCTAACAACCGTGTGTCTCAAGTTAAGTCTATTGAAGTAGATGGTTACGCTGCAGTACAAGTTGCTTATGGTACTCGCCGTGCTAGCCGTGTTACAAAAGCATTAGCAGGTCATTATGCAAAAGCCGGCGTAGAAGCTGGTTCTATCCTAAAGGAATTCCGTCTTGATCCTGCTAAGGCTGCAGAATTTACTGCAGGCTCAGTGATCGCTGTTGAGAGCGTGTTCAGTGAAGGCCAAAAAGTAGATGTACAAGGTACTTCTATTGGTAAAGGCTTTGCAGGTACGATTAAACGCCATAACTTTGGTGCACAGCGTGCTTCTCACGGTAACTCTCGTTCTCACCGTGTTCCAGGTTCTATTGGTCAAGCACAAGATCCTGGTCGTATTTTCCCTGGTAAACGTATGGCAGGCCATATGGGTGATGAAACTGTTACAACACAAAACCTATCAATCGTTCGCGTGGATGCAGAACGTGGTTTGTTGTTGGTAAAAGGTTCTGTTCCTGGTCATAAGAACTCGAATGTTGTGGTTCTTCCTGCTATTAAAATGACACTTAAAGGAGCCAAATAA